One window from the genome of Oryza glaberrima chromosome 3, OglaRS2, whole genome shotgun sequence encodes:
- the LOC127765001 gene encoding inositol hexakisphosphate and diphosphoinositol-pentakisphosphate kinase VIP2-like isoform X1, translating into MVVEGNGRAYSITIGVCVMEKKVFCSPMEQILERLRAFGEFEIIIFGDKVILEDPIEIWPKCDCLIAFYSSGFPLKKAEAYAALRRPFLVNELEPQHLLHDRRKVYEHLEKYGIPVPNYALVNREYPYQELDYFIEQEDFVEVHGKRFMKPFVEKPVNGDDHRIMIYYPNSAGGGMKELFRKVGNRSSEFHPDVRRVRREGSYIYEEFMPTGGTDVKVYTVGPGYAHAEARKSPVVDGVVMRNPDGKEVRYPVLLTPTEKQMSRDVCSAFRQMVCGFDLLRCDGRSYVCDVNGWSFVKNSYKYYDDAACILRKIFLDAKAPHLSSTIPPSLPWKSNEPVQPTEGLTRQGSGIIGTFGQSEELRSVIVVIRHGDRTPKQKVKLKVTEEKLLNLMLKYNGGKPRAETKLKSAVQLQDLLDATRQLVPPTRSGRESDSDAEDLEHIEKLRQVKAVLEEGGHFSGIYRKVQLKPLKWIRVPKRCGDGEEERPIEALMILKYGGVLTHAGRKQAEELGRFFRNNIYPGEGTGLLRLHSTYRHDLKIYSSDEGRVQMSAAAFAKGLLDLEGQLTPILVSLVSKDSSMLDGLEDASIEMDEAKARLHEIIITNAKAKNTNEPVEFPWMVDGAGLPANASQLLPKMAKLTKEVTAQVKLLAEDEDEKLALTNSFSRYDQAKAFGKTTIDVARIAAGLPCGSESFLLMFARWKKLERDLYNERKDRFDITQIPDVYDSCKYDLLHNAHLNLEGLEELFKVAQLLADGVIPNEYGINPKQKLKIGSKIARRLLGKILIDLRNTREEAISVSDPKFTEDEATFLPTKESEYQQKLQTRNEDGRRSSSTSEKSLDQEDEDDRETKYRLDPKYANVKTPDRHVRTRLYFTSESHIHSLMNVLRYCNLDECLQGEDSLVCQSALDRLHRTRELDYMSNIVLRMFENTEVPLEDEKRFRIEMTFSRGADLSPLEDKTSENTSLLQEHTLPIMGPERLQEVGSCLTLDKFEKMVRPFAMPPEDFPPAAAPQAFSGYFKGSGMLERLASLWPFHKGATNGK; encoded by the exons ATTATAATATTTGGGGATAAAGTTATTCTCGAGGATCCTATTGAGAT TTGGCCAAAATGCGATTGCTTGATTGCCTTCTATTCATCTGGTTTCCCTCTTAAAAAAGCTGAGGCTTATGCTGCTTTACGAAG GCCTTTTTTAGTGAATGAATTGGAGCCACAACACCTACTTCACGACCGCAGAAAAGTATATGAG CATCTGGAGAAGTATGGAATTCCTGTACCCAATTATGCTCTTGTCAATAGAGAATATCCGTACCAAGAGTTAGACTACTTTATTGAGCAAGAAGATTTTGTTGAGGTTCATGGAAAGCGATTTATGAAGCCCTTCGTGGAGAAACCTGTCAATG GGGATGACCATAGAATAATGATATATTATCCTAATTCTGCTGGTGGTGGAATGAAGGAACTGTTCCGAAAG GTTGGTAACCGATCTAGTGAATTTCATCCTGATGTCAGGAGAGTGAGGCGTGAAGGATCTTACATTTACGAGGAGTTCATGCCTACTGGTGGGACGGATGTTAAA GTTTACACAGTTGGCCCAGGATATGCACATGCTGAGGCACGTAAATCACCAGTTGTTGATGGTGTTGTTATGAGGAACCCTGATGGGAAAGAA GTACGGTATCCTGTGCTTTTGACCCCTACAGAGAAACAAATGTCAAGAGACGTGTGCAGTGCTTTTAGGCAGATG GTTTGTGGTTTTGATCTCTTAAGGTGTGATGGAAGATCATATGTTTGTGACGTTAATGGATGGAGCTTTGTGAAGAACTCGTACAA GTATTATGACGATGCTGCATGCATCTTACGAAAGATATTTCTAGATGCAAAGGCACCTCATCTTTCTTCAACCATCCCTCCAAGCCTTCCTTGGAAATCTAATGAACCAGTTCAGCCCACTGAAGGTCTTACACGACAAGGAAGTGGAATAATTGGCACATTTGGGCAGTCAGAAGAATTACGTTCTGTCATTGTTGTGATACGCCA TGGCGATCGGACACCAAAGCAGAAAGTGAAATTGAAAGTTACTGAGGAAAAACTCCTGAATTTGATGTTGAAATACAATGGTGGAAAGCCAAGAGCTGAG ACAAAACTGAAAAGTGCCGTGCAACTACAAGACTTGCTAGATGCCACAAGGCAGCTTGTACCACCAACAAG GTCTGGCCGGGAAAGTGACAGTGATGCTGAGGATTTGGAGCATATTGAAAAGCTTCGTCAAGTCAAAGCAGTACTGGAGGAG GGTGGGCATTTCTCTGGTATTTATAGAAAAGTGCAACTAAAGCCACTGAAATGGATTAGAGTTCCAAAGCGCTGTGGTGATGGTGAAGAGGAACGACCAATTGAAGCACTGATGATTCTAAAATATGGCGGTGTACTCACTCATGCTGGGAGAAAGCAG GCTGAAGAGTTGGGTAGGTTTTTCAGAAACAATATATATCCAG GTGAAGGAACTGGTTTGCTTCGCCTTCATAGCACCTACAGacatgatttaaaaatatacaGTTCAGATGAAGGCCGTGTGCAG ATGTCAGCAGCAGCATTTGCCAAAGGCCTTCTTGATTTGGAAGGGCAACTAACACCTATACTG GTCTCTCTAGTAAGTAAAGACTCATCTATGCTAGATGGATTGGAAGATGCTAGCATCGAGATGGATGAAGCAAAG GCTAGATTGCATGAGATCATCATTACAAATGCTAAAGCAAAGAATACCAATGAACCAGTGGAGTTTCCATGGATGGTTGATGGTGCAGGATTGCCTGCAAATGCTTCGCAGCTTCTCCCTAAGATG GCCAAGTTGACGAAAGAAGTAACTGCACAAGTCAAGCTACTtgctgaagatgaagatgagaagCTTGCATTAACAAACTCGTTTTCTAGATATGACCAAGCAAAGGCTTTTGGAAAAACAACAATTGATGTTGCTCGTATTGCTGCCGGGTTGCCTTGTGGTAGTGAGAGCTTCCTCTTGATGTTTGCTCGATGGAAAAAACTTGAGAGGGATTTATATAATGAAAGAAAGGA CCGATTTGACATTACACAAATCCCAGATGTCTATGACTCCTGCAA ATATGACCTCCTGCATAATGCACATCTTAACCTTGAAGGTTTGGAAGAGCTTTTCAAAGTTGCTCAA CTTCTTGCTGATGGCGTAATTCCAAACGAGTATGGGATCAACCCAaagcaaaaactaaaaattgGCTCAAAG ATAGCACGTCGGTTACTTGGAAAAATTTTAATTGATCTACGGAACACTCGTGAAGAAGCAATAAGTGTTTCAGATCCAAAATTTACAGAAGATGAAGCTACATTCTTACCAACGAAAGAATCAGAGTACCAACAAAAACTTCAAACTAGAAATGAGGATGGAAGAAGATCTAGTTCCACAAGTGAGAAATCATTGgatcaggaagatgaagatgatagAGAAACTAAATACCGCTTAGATCCTAA GTATGCTAATGTAAAGACACCTGACAGACATGTCCGGACAAGGCTTTATTTCACATCA GAATCTCACATACACTCCTTAATGAATGTCCTTCGCTATTGCAACTTGGATGAATGTCTACAAGGGGAGGATAGCCTTGTCTGCCAAAGCGCTTTAGACCGACTGCATAGAACCAGGGAGCTTGACTACATGAGTAATATTGTGCTTAGAATGTTTGAAAATACTGAG GTTCCTTTAGAAGATGAGAAAAGGTTCCGGATTGAAATGACATTTAGTCGTGGTGCTGATCTTAGTCCTCTAGAG GATAAAACCAGTGAAAATACTTCCTTGCTCCAGGAGCACACCCTGCCGATAATGGGGCCTGAGAGACTGCAGGAAGTTGGTTCCTGCCTAACACTGGACAAGTTTGAGAAAATGGTGCGACCATTTGCGATGCCTCCTGAAGACTTCCCTCCAGCTGCTGCGCCACAAGCCTTTTCTGGCTACTTCAAAGGCTCTGGAATGCTTGAAAGACTCGCTAGTCTCTGGCCTTTTCACAAGGGTGCGACTAACGGGAAATAA
- the LOC127765001 gene encoding inositol hexakisphosphate and diphosphoinositol-pentakisphosphate kinase VIP2-like isoform X2: MKPFVEKPVNGDDHRIMIYYPNSAGGGMKELFRKVGNRSSEFHPDVRRVRREGSYIYEEFMPTGGTDVKVYTVGPGYAHAEARKSPVVDGVVMRNPDGKEVRYPVLLTPTEKQMSRDVCSAFRQMVCGFDLLRCDGRSYVCDVNGWSFVKNSYKYYDDAACILRKIFLDAKAPHLSSTIPPSLPWKSNEPVQPTEGLTRQGSGIIGTFGQSEELRSVIVVIRHGDRTPKQKVKLKVTEEKLLNLMLKYNGGKPRAETKLKSAVQLQDLLDATRQLVPPTRSGRESDSDAEDLEHIEKLRQVKAVLEEGGHFSGIYRKVQLKPLKWIRVPKRCGDGEEERPIEALMILKYGGVLTHAGRKQAEELGRFFRNNIYPGEGTGLLRLHSTYRHDLKIYSSDEGRVQMSAAAFAKGLLDLEGQLTPILVSLVSKDSSMLDGLEDASIEMDEAKARLHEIIITNAKAKNTNEPVEFPWMVDGAGLPANASQLLPKMAKLTKEVTAQVKLLAEDEDEKLALTNSFSRYDQAKAFGKTTIDVARIAAGLPCGSESFLLMFARWKKLERDLYNERKDRFDITQIPDVYDSCKYDLLHNAHLNLEGLEELFKVAQLLADGVIPNEYGINPKQKLKIGSKIARRLLGKILIDLRNTREEAISVSDPKFTEDEATFLPTKESEYQQKLQTRNEDGRRSSSTSEKSLDQEDEDDRETKYRLDPKYANVKTPDRHVRTRLYFTSESHIHSLMNVLRYCNLDECLQGEDSLVCQSALDRLHRTRELDYMSNIVLRMFENTEVPLEDEKRFRIEMTFSRGADLSPLEDKTSENTSLLQEHTLPIMGPERLQEVGSCLTLDKFEKMVRPFAMPPEDFPPAAAPQAFSGYFKGSGMLERLASLWPFHKGATNGK; encoded by the exons ATGAAGCCCTTCGTGGAGAAACCTGTCAATG GGGATGACCATAGAATAATGATATATTATCCTAATTCTGCTGGTGGTGGAATGAAGGAACTGTTCCGAAAG GTTGGTAACCGATCTAGTGAATTTCATCCTGATGTCAGGAGAGTGAGGCGTGAAGGATCTTACATTTACGAGGAGTTCATGCCTACTGGTGGGACGGATGTTAAA GTTTACACAGTTGGCCCAGGATATGCACATGCTGAGGCACGTAAATCACCAGTTGTTGATGGTGTTGTTATGAGGAACCCTGATGGGAAAGAA GTACGGTATCCTGTGCTTTTGACCCCTACAGAGAAACAAATGTCAAGAGACGTGTGCAGTGCTTTTAGGCAGATG GTTTGTGGTTTTGATCTCTTAAGGTGTGATGGAAGATCATATGTTTGTGACGTTAATGGATGGAGCTTTGTGAAGAACTCGTACAA GTATTATGACGATGCTGCATGCATCTTACGAAAGATATTTCTAGATGCAAAGGCACCTCATCTTTCTTCAACCATCCCTCCAAGCCTTCCTTGGAAATCTAATGAACCAGTTCAGCCCACTGAAGGTCTTACACGACAAGGAAGTGGAATAATTGGCACATTTGGGCAGTCAGAAGAATTACGTTCTGTCATTGTTGTGATACGCCA TGGCGATCGGACACCAAAGCAGAAAGTGAAATTGAAAGTTACTGAGGAAAAACTCCTGAATTTGATGTTGAAATACAATGGTGGAAAGCCAAGAGCTGAG ACAAAACTGAAAAGTGCCGTGCAACTACAAGACTTGCTAGATGCCACAAGGCAGCTTGTACCACCAACAAG GTCTGGCCGGGAAAGTGACAGTGATGCTGAGGATTTGGAGCATATTGAAAAGCTTCGTCAAGTCAAAGCAGTACTGGAGGAG GGTGGGCATTTCTCTGGTATTTATAGAAAAGTGCAACTAAAGCCACTGAAATGGATTAGAGTTCCAAAGCGCTGTGGTGATGGTGAAGAGGAACGACCAATTGAAGCACTGATGATTCTAAAATATGGCGGTGTACTCACTCATGCTGGGAGAAAGCAG GCTGAAGAGTTGGGTAGGTTTTTCAGAAACAATATATATCCAG GTGAAGGAACTGGTTTGCTTCGCCTTCATAGCACCTACAGacatgatttaaaaatatacaGTTCAGATGAAGGCCGTGTGCAG ATGTCAGCAGCAGCATTTGCCAAAGGCCTTCTTGATTTGGAAGGGCAACTAACACCTATACTG GTCTCTCTAGTAAGTAAAGACTCATCTATGCTAGATGGATTGGAAGATGCTAGCATCGAGATGGATGAAGCAAAG GCTAGATTGCATGAGATCATCATTACAAATGCTAAAGCAAAGAATACCAATGAACCAGTGGAGTTTCCATGGATGGTTGATGGTGCAGGATTGCCTGCAAATGCTTCGCAGCTTCTCCCTAAGATG GCCAAGTTGACGAAAGAAGTAACTGCACAAGTCAAGCTACTtgctgaagatgaagatgagaagCTTGCATTAACAAACTCGTTTTCTAGATATGACCAAGCAAAGGCTTTTGGAAAAACAACAATTGATGTTGCTCGTATTGCTGCCGGGTTGCCTTGTGGTAGTGAGAGCTTCCTCTTGATGTTTGCTCGATGGAAAAAACTTGAGAGGGATTTATATAATGAAAGAAAGGA CCGATTTGACATTACACAAATCCCAGATGTCTATGACTCCTGCAA ATATGACCTCCTGCATAATGCACATCTTAACCTTGAAGGTTTGGAAGAGCTTTTCAAAGTTGCTCAA CTTCTTGCTGATGGCGTAATTCCAAACGAGTATGGGATCAACCCAaagcaaaaactaaaaattgGCTCAAAG ATAGCACGTCGGTTACTTGGAAAAATTTTAATTGATCTACGGAACACTCGTGAAGAAGCAATAAGTGTTTCAGATCCAAAATTTACAGAAGATGAAGCTACATTCTTACCAACGAAAGAATCAGAGTACCAACAAAAACTTCAAACTAGAAATGAGGATGGAAGAAGATCTAGTTCCACAAGTGAGAAATCATTGgatcaggaagatgaagatgatagAGAAACTAAATACCGCTTAGATCCTAA GTATGCTAATGTAAAGACACCTGACAGACATGTCCGGACAAGGCTTTATTTCACATCA GAATCTCACATACACTCCTTAATGAATGTCCTTCGCTATTGCAACTTGGATGAATGTCTACAAGGGGAGGATAGCCTTGTCTGCCAAAGCGCTTTAGACCGACTGCATAGAACCAGGGAGCTTGACTACATGAGTAATATTGTGCTTAGAATGTTTGAAAATACTGAG GTTCCTTTAGAAGATGAGAAAAGGTTCCGGATTGAAATGACATTTAGTCGTGGTGCTGATCTTAGTCCTCTAGAG GATAAAACCAGTGAAAATACTTCCTTGCTCCAGGAGCACACCCTGCCGATAATGGGGCCTGAGAGACTGCAGGAAGTTGGTTCCTGCCTAACACTGGACAAGTTTGAGAAAATGGTGCGACCATTTGCGATGCCTCCTGAAGACTTCCCTCCAGCTGCTGCGCCACAAGCCTTTTCTGGCTACTTCAAAGGCTCTGGAATGCTTGAAAGACTCGCTAGTCTCTGGCCTTTTCACAAGGGTGCGACTAACGGGAAATAA
- the LOC127765001 gene encoding inositol hexakisphosphate and diphosphoinositol-pentakisphosphate kinase VIP2-like isoform X3 encodes MPTGGTDVKVYTVGPGYAHAEARKSPVVDGVVMRNPDGKEVRYPVLLTPTEKQMSRDVCSAFRQMVCGFDLLRCDGRSYVCDVNGWSFVKNSYKYYDDAACILRKIFLDAKAPHLSSTIPPSLPWKSNEPVQPTEGLTRQGSGIIGTFGQSEELRSVIVVIRHGDRTPKQKVKLKVTEEKLLNLMLKYNGGKPRAETKLKSAVQLQDLLDATRQLVPPTRSGRESDSDAEDLEHIEKLRQVKAVLEEGGHFSGIYRKVQLKPLKWIRVPKRCGDGEEERPIEALMILKYGGVLTHAGRKQAEELGRFFRNNIYPGEGTGLLRLHSTYRHDLKIYSSDEGRVQMSAAAFAKGLLDLEGQLTPILVSLVSKDSSMLDGLEDASIEMDEAKARLHEIIITNAKAKNTNEPVEFPWMVDGAGLPANASQLLPKMAKLTKEVTAQVKLLAEDEDEKLALTNSFSRYDQAKAFGKTTIDVARIAAGLPCGSESFLLMFARWKKLERDLYNERKDRFDITQIPDVYDSCKYDLLHNAHLNLEGLEELFKVAQLLADGVIPNEYGINPKQKLKIGSKIARRLLGKILIDLRNTREEAISVSDPKFTEDEATFLPTKESEYQQKLQTRNEDGRRSSSTSEKSLDQEDEDDRETKYRLDPKYANVKTPDRHVRTRLYFTSESHIHSLMNVLRYCNLDECLQGEDSLVCQSALDRLHRTRELDYMSNIVLRMFENTEVPLEDEKRFRIEMTFSRGADLSPLEDKTSENTSLLQEHTLPIMGPERLQEVGSCLTLDKFEKMVRPFAMPPEDFPPAAAPQAFSGYFKGSGMLERLASLWPFHKGATNGK; translated from the exons ATGCCTACTGGTGGGACGGATGTTAAA GTTTACACAGTTGGCCCAGGATATGCACATGCTGAGGCACGTAAATCACCAGTTGTTGATGGTGTTGTTATGAGGAACCCTGATGGGAAAGAA GTACGGTATCCTGTGCTTTTGACCCCTACAGAGAAACAAATGTCAAGAGACGTGTGCAGTGCTTTTAGGCAGATG GTTTGTGGTTTTGATCTCTTAAGGTGTGATGGAAGATCATATGTTTGTGACGTTAATGGATGGAGCTTTGTGAAGAACTCGTACAA GTATTATGACGATGCTGCATGCATCTTACGAAAGATATTTCTAGATGCAAAGGCACCTCATCTTTCTTCAACCATCCCTCCAAGCCTTCCTTGGAAATCTAATGAACCAGTTCAGCCCACTGAAGGTCTTACACGACAAGGAAGTGGAATAATTGGCACATTTGGGCAGTCAGAAGAATTACGTTCTGTCATTGTTGTGATACGCCA TGGCGATCGGACACCAAAGCAGAAAGTGAAATTGAAAGTTACTGAGGAAAAACTCCTGAATTTGATGTTGAAATACAATGGTGGAAAGCCAAGAGCTGAG ACAAAACTGAAAAGTGCCGTGCAACTACAAGACTTGCTAGATGCCACAAGGCAGCTTGTACCACCAACAAG GTCTGGCCGGGAAAGTGACAGTGATGCTGAGGATTTGGAGCATATTGAAAAGCTTCGTCAAGTCAAAGCAGTACTGGAGGAG GGTGGGCATTTCTCTGGTATTTATAGAAAAGTGCAACTAAAGCCACTGAAATGGATTAGAGTTCCAAAGCGCTGTGGTGATGGTGAAGAGGAACGACCAATTGAAGCACTGATGATTCTAAAATATGGCGGTGTACTCACTCATGCTGGGAGAAAGCAG GCTGAAGAGTTGGGTAGGTTTTTCAGAAACAATATATATCCAG GTGAAGGAACTGGTTTGCTTCGCCTTCATAGCACCTACAGacatgatttaaaaatatacaGTTCAGATGAAGGCCGTGTGCAG ATGTCAGCAGCAGCATTTGCCAAAGGCCTTCTTGATTTGGAAGGGCAACTAACACCTATACTG GTCTCTCTAGTAAGTAAAGACTCATCTATGCTAGATGGATTGGAAGATGCTAGCATCGAGATGGATGAAGCAAAG GCTAGATTGCATGAGATCATCATTACAAATGCTAAAGCAAAGAATACCAATGAACCAGTGGAGTTTCCATGGATGGTTGATGGTGCAGGATTGCCTGCAAATGCTTCGCAGCTTCTCCCTAAGATG GCCAAGTTGACGAAAGAAGTAACTGCACAAGTCAAGCTACTtgctgaagatgaagatgagaagCTTGCATTAACAAACTCGTTTTCTAGATATGACCAAGCAAAGGCTTTTGGAAAAACAACAATTGATGTTGCTCGTATTGCTGCCGGGTTGCCTTGTGGTAGTGAGAGCTTCCTCTTGATGTTTGCTCGATGGAAAAAACTTGAGAGGGATTTATATAATGAAAGAAAGGA CCGATTTGACATTACACAAATCCCAGATGTCTATGACTCCTGCAA ATATGACCTCCTGCATAATGCACATCTTAACCTTGAAGGTTTGGAAGAGCTTTTCAAAGTTGCTCAA CTTCTTGCTGATGGCGTAATTCCAAACGAGTATGGGATCAACCCAaagcaaaaactaaaaattgGCTCAAAG ATAGCACGTCGGTTACTTGGAAAAATTTTAATTGATCTACGGAACACTCGTGAAGAAGCAATAAGTGTTTCAGATCCAAAATTTACAGAAGATGAAGCTACATTCTTACCAACGAAAGAATCAGAGTACCAACAAAAACTTCAAACTAGAAATGAGGATGGAAGAAGATCTAGTTCCACAAGTGAGAAATCATTGgatcaggaagatgaagatgatagAGAAACTAAATACCGCTTAGATCCTAA GTATGCTAATGTAAAGACACCTGACAGACATGTCCGGACAAGGCTTTATTTCACATCA GAATCTCACATACACTCCTTAATGAATGTCCTTCGCTATTGCAACTTGGATGAATGTCTACAAGGGGAGGATAGCCTTGTCTGCCAAAGCGCTTTAGACCGACTGCATAGAACCAGGGAGCTTGACTACATGAGTAATATTGTGCTTAGAATGTTTGAAAATACTGAG GTTCCTTTAGAAGATGAGAAAAGGTTCCGGATTGAAATGACATTTAGTCGTGGTGCTGATCTTAGTCCTCTAGAG GATAAAACCAGTGAAAATACTTCCTTGCTCCAGGAGCACACCCTGCCGATAATGGGGCCTGAGAGACTGCAGGAAGTTGGTTCCTGCCTAACACTGGACAAGTTTGAGAAAATGGTGCGACCATTTGCGATGCCTCCTGAAGACTTCCCTCCAGCTGCTGCGCCACAAGCCTTTTCTGGCTACTTCAAAGGCTCTGGAATGCTTGAAAGACTCGCTAGTCTCTGGCCTTTTCACAAGGGTGCGACTAACGGGAAATAA